One region of Salvia miltiorrhiza cultivar Shanhuang (shh) chromosome 3, IMPLAD_Smil_shh, whole genome shotgun sequence genomic DNA includes:
- the LOC131016107 gene encoding inositol-tetrakisphosphate 1-kinase 2, whose translation MSEDSTTRYRIGYALAPKKVQSFIQPSLLNLAKERGIDLFPVQITKPLIDQFPLNCIIHKLSDPEWRNQLEQLLVQKPNVVVIDRPEAIERLHNRVSMLQAVNQLEIASGFSVGVPKQVSVENPQSLIECVASSGLSFPVIAKPLVANGTAGSHQMSLVFNEEGLRGLKLSQPFVLQEFVNHGAVIFKVYVAGQHIQCVKRRSLPDISEEKLGVLENSVSFSQISNVTAQDQSGDGVEKLMEAAELPPSSFVTKVASQLRETLKLNLFNFDMIRDSSVGGRYLVIDINYFPGYAKMPCYETILTDFFLDIVQKKPNAVSEDC comes from the coding sequence ATGTCAGAGGATTCTACGACGAGGTACCGTATAGGTTACGCTCTGGCGCCAAAGAAAGTTCAGAGTTTCATCCAACCATCGCTCCTCAATCTAGCCAAAGAGAGAGGAATCGATCTATTTCCTGTCCAAATCACCAAACCCTTGATCGATCAATTCCCCTTAAATTGTATCATCCACAAATTATCCGACCCGGAATGGCGGAATCAGCTCGAGCAGCTCCTCGTGCAGAAGCCAAACGTCGTCGTAATCGACCGGCCGGAGGCAATCGAGCGCCTCCACAATCGGGTCTCCATGCTGCAGGCTGTGAACCAGCTGGAAATTGCAAGCGGGTTTTCGGTTGGGGTTCCGAAGCAGGTGTCTGTGGAAAATCCCCAATCGCTGATTGAATGCGTTGCGTCGAGTGGTTTAAGTTTTCCGGTGATTGCGAAGCCGCTGGTGGCGAACGGGACCGCGGGCTCTCATCAAATGTCGTTGGTTTTCAATGAGGAGGGCTTGCGAGGGCTGAAATTGAGCCAGCCGTTTGTGTTGCAGGAGTTTGTGAATCATGGAGCGGTCATTTTCAAAGTTTATGTGGCGGGTCAGCACATTCAGTGTGTGAAGAGAAGGTCGTTGCCGGATATCTCGGAGGAGAAGTTGGGTGTTTTGGAGAATTCGGTGTCGTTTTCACAGATTTCGAATGTGACTGCTCAAGATCAGAGTGGTGACGGCGTGGAGAAGCTGATGGAGGCGGCTGAGCTGCCCCCATCTAGTTTTGTGACAAAAGTAGCTAGTCAGTTAAGGGAAACTTTGAAACTGAACCTTTTCAATTTTGATATGATAAGGGACAGTAGTGTTGGAGGCCGGTATCTAGTTATTGATATAAATTACTTTCCAGGGTATGCCAAGATGCCGTGTTACGAGACGATTTTAACTGATTTTTTCCTCGACATTGTGCAGAAGAAGCCAAATGCGGTTTCTGAGGATTGTTAG
- the LOC131016104 gene encoding transcription factor MYB39, whose product MEMTTEENGLKKGPWTPEEDRMLVDCIQKHGHGSWKELPKLAGLNRCGKSCRLRWTNYLRPDIKRGAFTDEEERVIIDLHAELGNKWSVIASYLPGRTDNEIKNFWNTRLKKKLLRNGIDPDTHMPRTHLDTLLPVLPQLLSYNSSRNLTWEGIVRSQEDAARLAKVLLVGNILQLLNTGTTSVLPPVAMETFSPSLGSAQVTNRPPWDSHMMGLQLERFTQKPEFDALTCQPSFKDALRPVFQNTMETNNVMDINSNKFGESSNMYTDYEVPDLISASPVCLSTDQEPDNFISLAEFSNPPTTSEALEDILMDDEASNYYWKQVLDQARLSP is encoded by the exons ATGGAAATGACGACAGAAGAAAATGGCTTAAAGAAAGGGCCGTGGACACCTGAAGAAGACCGGATGCTCGTTGACTGCATTCAGAAACACGGCCATGGCAGCTGGAAAGAGCTGCCAAAGCTTGCGGGGCTCAATAGGTGCGGGAAGAGCTGCCGCCTGCGTTGGACAAATTATCTCCGCCCCGATATCAAGAGAGGAGCCTTTACTGACGAGGAAGAAAGGGTCATTATCGATCTTCATGCAGAGCTAGGCAACAA GTGGTCGGTCATAGCTAGTTACCTGCCAGGGAGAACCGATAACGAGATCAAGAACTTCTGGAATACTCGTCTGAAGAAAAAGCTGCTTCGGAATGGGATAGACCCCGATACTCATATGCCAAGAACTCATCTTGATACCTTGTTACCTGTATTACCTCAGCTTCTCAGCTATAATAGTTCAAGAAATCTTACCTGGGAAGGTATTGTGAGATCTCAAGAGGATGCTGCTCGTCTCGCAAAAGTTCTACTGGTAGGTAACATTTTACAGTTGTTGAACACTGGTACTACTTCAGTTTTGCCTCCTGTCGCGATGGAAACTTTTAGTCCTAGCCTGGGATCAGCTCAAGTCACAAACAGACCTCCATGGGATTCCCATATGATGGGATTGCAGTTGGAAAGATTCACTCAGAAACCTGAGTTTGACGCTCTGACATGCCAACCGAGCTTCAAAGATGCACTTCGACCTGTCTTCCAGAACACAATGGAAACCAACAATGTGATGGATATAAATAGCAACAAATTTGGGGAATCATCTAACATGTACACAGATTATGAAGTACCTGATCTCATCTCAGCATCTCCGGTGTGTTTAAGCACAGATCAAGAACCTGACAATTTCATCAGCCTGGCTGAATTTTCCAACCCTCCAACTACTTCTGAAGCCTTAGAAGATATTCTAATGGATGATGAAGCAAGCAACTACTACTGGAAACAAGTCCTTGA TCAAGCCAGACTGTCGCCATGA